Part of the Nicotiana sylvestris chromosome 5, ASM39365v2, whole genome shotgun sequence genome is shown below.
TGTTTTCTTCACTTATATTGTGTGTTTGTTTTTGTAGGAGTGACAATGACTCAGCAGAATGTGGTAGTGTCCGATCCTAAATCCGGTATTAATTTGACAATACCGGTGAAGGTATCAAACTCCCCCGCACTGTTCACGAAGCCGCCACCGGCGCCAGGGAGTTGCATCACCATTTCAAGAAAGACACTTGTTGAAATAAATAGTGGTCCAAGAATCAATTCTTGGGTTGACTCAATGAGAGCTTCCTCTCCTACTCGTCACAAGTCCACTAGTCCTCTTTCTGATGACATCAATTCTTGGATGGTAAGCTCAAATACAAATAACTTTCATGCAGTTTATACAATAATATTTGCTTTATGTTTTAGCTGATAATTGAAGAATGAAACGTACAGGTGCAACATCCATCAGCACTGGATATGTTTGAGCAGATAATAAGTGCTTCAAAGGGAAAGCAAATAGTAATGTTTTTAGACTATGACGGCACCCTTTCCCCCATTGTTGAGGATCCTGATCAAGCTTTCATGTCTGATGCTGTAAGTCTTTTCATCTATATTATTAACTAGTAATAATTTACTACTCAAGATTATTCCACTCACTTCTTTCTATATATATCAGATGAGAGCAACAGTGAGAAAACTTGCTAGATATTTCCCTACTGCAATAGTGAGTGGAAGGTGCAGAGACAAGGTATCCCGATTCTTCTTACTTTTTTCtatgtttttatttttcattttatgaaTTGGTTTTTATGTACTTTTTTGGTGATTGTATAATTATATATAGGTATACAACTTTGTACGATTGGCAGAGTTGTACTATGCTGGAAGCCATGGAATGGATATAAAAGGACCATCAAAAGGTTCCAAATACAAGAAAGTGAGTTTAACTTATTAGAGCATCTTCAGTTCTTACTGAGTATGACTTGGTCTTTCTTGCTCTCCCTTAATATTTACAGACTTTCATATATTATATTTCCAGGGAGCAGAAGCTGTTCTTTGCCAACCAGCAAGTGAATTTCTACCAATGATTGATGAGGTTTACAAAGCACTCATTGATGCAACAAAATCTACAGAAGGAGTTACAGTGGAGAATAACAAGTTTTGTGCCTCTGTACATTTCCGCCGTGTTGATGAAAAGGTAATAAACCCAACCTGTCCAAATATTCTGTTATCAATATATGGCCCATCAAACAAAGCATGGGTTAAAAGCTTAAAATAATATAATGAATTTTTTAACTGTTGTTTAAAAAAGCAGAAGAAAAGATGTGATTTGGGGTTGTTGTTGATGTAACAGAAATGGGGTGAACTAGCACAAGTCGTAAGGTCAGTGCTTAAGGAATATCCAAAGCTGAGATTAACACAAGGAAGAAAAGTATTTGAGATCCGTCCTACTATTAAATGGGACAAAGGCAAAGCTCTTGAATTCTTGCTTGAATCTCTTGGTAAGCACTGTCTGTGTATCTATATTTATTAGCAAATAAATTAttgaaatataaaaaaataaacaattGTTTTGATGCTAACTTTGATAATGAAACCTCTCTTCAACAGGATATGCTAACTGTACTGATGTATTTCCTGTATATATTGGTGATGACCGAACCGATGAAGATGCTTTTAAGGTATCCTATGTTCCTATATTTAATGTTAAGTATTACTCCGTTCACAATTCAGTGttcaatttgcatttttattttggttcaaaataagtgttcagttatgtaatcaagaaagaatttAATTTGTTTTTACCAAATAACCCCTATGTAAATATCCTTAAAAAAatttcttactcctcacattaaatgttTAATTAGGGGTAGTTTAGTCATGCTAGATATTTTTGTATaggatttagtattttcttaatgtgCGGGCCGGAGAGACTAGTATTTGTTTTGTGTTTCTTTTTTGTTGGCTTTTGAGTTTACCAGATCTTCTTTGGTCTTCAACTTTTTATTGAGTTTTCTTTGGTTACTAATCCTACATTAAATGTGGTCTAGGTTCTAAGAGAAAGAGGACAGGGTTTTGGCATTCTCGTCTCCAAAATTCCAAAAGACACACATGCATCTTATTCTTTACAAGAACCATCTGAGGTGAGAATTACTATAACTCTGTTAATTTGTTTTTCCTTGAACTGTGGTTTAGGTGTTGCGAATTGGTTGAATCTAAATAGAATCATATAACGGTTTCTCTAATATAAATAAGAGAGGCAATTATAAATTATGCAATATCAGTTGATGGTCAAATCTTTTTAAAAGCTATATCTAATATGAAAATATTGATTCCTGAGAAATGGTACATGTGTtaggtaaaaaaaaatattctgtctTATTATTGACCTTTTCTTACTTTTACTtacataataattattttttctaattgaTTTTCACAGGTTATGGTGTTTCTACGACGCTTGGTAGAGTGGAAAAAGTTGTCATTAAGAAGACAGTTTAGAATTCGAAGACAAATTGAAGAGATAAAAGCATCTCTACGGAACTAATGAAGAATTATTGTCCAAAAGTAATGGACTTAATGATGCATATAATGTATTTTCCTTTTATAAATATAACAAAAGAAGTTGTAAAAGAAAAGGTGGAAAAGATAGGCTTTTTGATCCTTTTCTATTTGGCTTTAAGGCCTTGTACATCTTTGTAACTAGCTCTGTACAAGGGTAAATTGTAATTTTCCAGTCTTAGCTAAATGCATATATTGGAAGTTCTCTCTCTAAATACATATATATTCCCTAtatttcaatttagatgacacaTTTCGCTTATGGATAATTTATTTCGCTAAATTTTGAAGCTGAATTGAATTAGTTCAACTcattatttaaaagtaaaatttttatATTCAAAAACTATAAGTTGTAGTTTTTCTTGTTAATatgattaaaaaaaatatattttttgaatgttGATCAAAACTCATATATTTGATTCTCGATAAGTAAATTGTGTTGTCTAAATTGAAGGTGaggatatatatattttttatatgcaatcTATATATTACAACTCATAAAATAAATGTTAACATGGTTTGTTTTTTTGATTTTAATGTTATGGCGTCAAACAAGCGACTTCACATGCCTCTTTTAAGGATGGAATTTACTTCAAAAGTTGTCAGCATCGTTGA
Proteins encoded:
- the LOC104225127 gene encoding probable trehalose-phosphate phosphatase H, with product MTQQNVVVSDPKSGINLTIPVKVSNSPALFTKPPPAPGSCITISRKTLVEINSGPRINSWVDSMRASSPTRHKSTSPLSDDINSWMVQHPSALDMFEQIISASKGKQIVMFLDYDGTLSPIVEDPDQAFMSDAMRATVRKLARYFPTAIVSGRCRDKVYNFVRLAELYYAGSHGMDIKGPSKGSKYKKGAEAVLCQPASEFLPMIDEVYKALIDATKSTEGVTVENNKFCASVHFRRVDEKKWGELAQVVRSVLKEYPKLRLTQGRKVFEIRPTIKWDKGKALEFLLESLGYANCTDVFPVYIGDDRTDEDAFKVLRERGQGFGILVSKIPKDTHASYSLQEPSEVMVFLRRLVEWKKLSLRRQFRIRRQIEEIKASLRN